Proteins from a genomic interval of Sander vitreus isolate 19-12246 chromosome 6, sanVit1, whole genome shotgun sequence:
- the seh1l gene encoding nucleoporin SEH1, with amino-acid sequence MFVARSIAADHKDLIHDVSYDFHGRRMATCSSDQSVKVWDKSENGEWHCTASWKTHSGSVWRVTWAHPEFGQVLASCSFDRTAAVWEEIVGESNDKQRGLSHWIKRTTLVDSRTSVTDVKFAPKHMGLMLTTCSADGVVRIYEAPDVMNLSQWSLQHEISSKLSCSCISWNPSSSRAHPPMFAVGSDDSNVTYGGKVQIYEYNENTRKYAKAETLMTVTDAVHDIAFAPNLGRSFHVLAIATKDVRIFKLVPMRKESTSTGPTKLEVQIVAQFDNHNSQVWRVSWNITSTLLASSGDDGCVRLWKANYMDNWKCTGILKGDGSPLTGSSGQPTAMSTIVGSSVQTSQNALNGMSAGRYFFPPLDPPRAGTRYGHLLPPSSLIEHCDAEPIQPQQALPYRLSSRALLPLPEAEGQ; translated from the exons ATGTTTGTAGCGCGTAGTATCGCAGCAGATCATAAAGATCTGATTCACGATGTGTCGTATGATTTTCACGGCCGGAGGATGGCAACTTGCTCCAGTGACCAAAGTGTCAAG GTTTGGGACAAAAGTGAGAATGGAGAGTGGCACTGCACAGCCAGCTGGAAG ACACACAGTGGATCGGTGTGGAGAGTGACCTGGGCTCATCCAGAATTCGGGCAGGTTCTGGCCTCCTGCTCCTTCGACAGGACAGCTGCCGTCTGGGAAGAGATTGTAGGGGAGTCCAACGACAAGCAGAGAGGACTGAGCCACTGG ATAAAGAGAACCACTCTAGTGGACAGTAGAACCTCAGTGACTGATGTGAAGTTTGCCCCTAAACACATGGGCCTGATGTTGACCACCTGCTCTGCGGACGGAGTAGTGAGGATCTACGAGGCTCCTGATGTGATGAACCTGAGTCAGTGGTCCCTGCAGCACGAGATCTCCTCCAAGCTCAGCTGCAGCTGTATCTCTTGGAACCCGTCGAG CTCTCGAGCCCACCCGCCGATGTTTGCAGTGGGGAGCGATGACAGTAATGTGACGTATGGTGGGAAAGTTCAGATCTATGAGTATAATGAAAATACAAG GAAATATGCTAAAGCAGAGACGCTGATGACCGTCACTGATGCAGTCCATGACATTGCATTTGCTCCAAACCTGGGGAGATCTTTCCACGTGCTCGCCATTGCAACGAAAGATGTCCGAATCTTTAAGCTTGTTCCCATGAG AAAGGAGAGCACCTCTACGGGACCCACCAAGTTGGAGGTGCAGATTGTTGCTCAGTTTGACAACCATAACTCCCAGGTGTGGCGTGTGAGCTGGAACATCACCAGCACCCTGCTAGCCTCTTCCGGCGATGATGGCTGTGTGCGCCTCTGGAAAG CTAACTACATGGACAACTGGAAGTGCACAGGCATCCTGAAAGGAGACGGAAGCCCACTCACCGGCTCATCTGGTCAGCCCACAGCCATGAGCACCATTGTTGGCTCCTCTGTTCAGACCTCCCAGAATGCCCTTAACGGGATGTCTGCAGGAAG GTATTTCTTTCCGCCCCTGGATCCTCCCAGAGCGGGGACCAGGTATGGTCACCTGctgcctccctcctctctcataGAGCACTGTGATGCTGAGCCCATTCAGCCTCAACAAGCTCTTCCCTACAGACTCTCCTCTAGAGCACTGCTGCCCTTACCAGAGGCTGAAggacagtga
- the ptpn2a gene encoding tyrosine-protein phosphatase non-receptor type 2a — translation MEQEFEDIDSSGKWQNLYNEIRNQASDYPYKVAKLPVNRNLNRYRDVSPYDHSRVKLENSENDYINASLVMVEEAQRAYILSQGPLRNTCGHFWLMIWEQCSKAVIMLNRIIEKGSEKCAQYWPTTEELQMSFTDAGFVVRLLSEEDQSYYTIRVLELQNTMTGESREIYHFHYTTWPDFGVPESPASFLNFLFKVRESGSLGPEHGPAVVHCSAGIGRSGTLALVDTCLVLMDRRRNPSSVDIQKVLLDMREYRMGLIQTPDQLRFSYMAVIEGAKLILTDKSTAQQNKQRVMSRAALEPDLPPPPPPPRPHLNDSRPNGQPGPCLEPQAASGDHLLARDHLPAEETDSQDHNMAENSGYVRKRHREERIASTSQKVQQMKQRLTDSERKRDNWLYWRPILLNVGAGAAVAVGLLVCWMYSQ, via the exons ATGGAGCAAGAATTTGAAGACATTGATTCGTCTGGGAAATGGCAAAACCTTTACAAT GAGATCCGTAACCAAGCCAGTGACTATCCTTACAAGGTGGCAAAACTTCCAGTGAATCGGAATTTGAACCGCTACAGAGATGTCAGCCCAT ATGATCACAGTCGGGTAAAACTAGAAAACTCCGAAAATGACTACATCAATGCAAGTTTAGTCATGGTGGAAGAAGCCCAAAGAGCTTACATCCTTTCTCAG GGGCCATTGAGGAATACCTGTGGTCATTTCTGGCTGATGATTTGGGAGCAGTGTTCCAAAGCTGTTATAATGCTCAACAGAATCATTGAAAAGGGATCT GAAAAGTGTGCACAGTACTGGCCCACCACAGAGGAGCTACAGATGTCTTTCACAGACGCAGGGTTTGTTGTCAGATTACTTTCAGAGGAGGACCAATCCTATTACACGATCCGAGTGCTAGAACTGCAAAACACAATG ACGGGGGAGTCGAGGGAGATCTACCACTTTCACTACACCACATGGCCTGACTTTGGTGTCCCAGAATCTCCAGCCTCCTTCCTCAACTTCCTCTTCAAGGTTCGGGAGTCTGGTTCGTTGGGACCGGAGCACGGACCCGCTGTGGTGCACTGCAGCGCTGGGATTGGCCGCTCAGGGACCCTCGCCTTGGTGGACACCTGCCTGGTCCTG ATGGACAGGAGGAGGAACCCATCATCTGTGGACATACAGAAGGTGCTACTGGACATGAGGGAATACCGCATGGGGCTGATCCAGACCCCTGACCAGCTCCGCTTCTCCTACATGGCTGTCATCGAGGGAGCCAAGCTCATCCTGACAGACAAGTCAACAGCCCAG CAAAACAAGCAGAGAGTGATGTCCAGAGCTGCATTGGAGCCAGATCTGccccctccaccccctccaCCTAGACCTCACCTGAACGACAGCAGGCCCAACGGTCAGCCAGGACCCTGTCTGGAGCCACAGGCTGCCTCAGGAGACCACCTGCTGGCACGAGACCACCTGCCggcagaagagacagacagccAAGACCACAACATGGCAGAGAACTCGGGGTA TGTCAGAAAGCGACACCGTGAGGAGAGGATTGCCAGCACCTCACAGAAGGTCCAGCAGATGAAACAGAGACTGACCGACTCGGAGAGGAAACGAGACAACTGGCTGTATTGGAGACCCATTCTGCTCAACGTTGGTGCAGGGGCAGCTGTGGCTGTCGGCCTGCTGGTGTGCTGGATGTACTCCCAGTGA